One region of Lebetimonas natsushimae genomic DNA includes:
- the metE gene encoding 5-methyltetrahydropteroyltriglutamate--homocysteine S-methyltransferase produces MATYVIGFPRIGEQRELKKALESYWAGKSSKEDLQKTASELRIRHWVYQKNAGIDLISINDFSFYDNMLDMSVILNAIPENYKDIENCMDRYFAMARGDKTHKALEMTKWFNTNYHYIVPEINANMDFKVDITKIKEEYNEIKTLGITPKVNLIGPVTFVKLSKVDGDEYEVIEKLIPVYEELIKEIKALDSNLVIQFDEPYFVTNPTKKDLEILKKVYERIGKGNFVATYFEHSNEANEVLATTPIEGMFLDFVHGSENSIKTLIESGKKVGIGIVNGRNVWVNDIEKSVAFLKGLAEGYDKNNILVGSSCSLLHVPYTLKYETKMDEDIKSWISYALEKLDEIRVIDKLFRDEALSEYEKEVFEGNKEAIATRKTSSKIHDPVVQDRVSNLTEKDKHRSVPFEERIKLQHENLKYPILPTTTIGSFPQTPELRKLRRDYKNGVISEEEYKTKIKEMIKDCVEFQEQIGLDVLVHGEFERNDMVEYFGEQLSGVAFSQNGWVQSYGSRCVKPPLIYGDVSRPKDMTVEWITYAQSLTEKPMKGMLTGPVTMLNWSFVRDDQDKRVTAYQMAIAIRDEVEALEAAGIKVIQVDEAALREGYPLRNEKRKDYEDWAITSFRITTSSVKPETQIHTHMCYSEFSDIMDAIEDMDADVISIENARSDNSLLKIFKERGYKGEIGPGVYDIHSPRIPSKEEIVEQIKAILEVLPKEKVWINPDCGLKTRKWEEVRPSLKNMVDATIEVRKSL; encoded by the coding sequence ATGGCAACATATGTAATTGGCTTCCCAAGAATCGGGGAACAAAGAGAGCTCAAAAAAGCGCTTGAGAGTTACTGGGCTGGTAAATCAAGCAAAGAAGACCTTCAAAAAACTGCAAGTGAGCTAAGAATTAGACACTGGGTTTATCAAAAAAATGCCGGTATTGATTTAATATCAATTAATGATTTTTCTTTTTATGACAATATGCTTGACATGAGCGTAATTTTAAATGCAATTCCGGAAAATTATAAAGACATTGAAAACTGTATGGACAGATATTTTGCAATGGCAAGAGGGGATAAAACTCATAAAGCACTTGAAATGACAAAATGGTTTAATACAAACTATCATTATATTGTTCCAGAAATTAATGCTAATATGGATTTTAAAGTTGATATTACAAAAATTAAAGAAGAATACAATGAAATTAAAACTCTTGGAATTACCCCAAAAGTAAATTTAATAGGACCTGTTACTTTCGTAAAACTTAGTAAAGTTGATGGTGATGAATATGAAGTAATTGAAAAATTAATCCCTGTATATGAAGAATTAATTAAAGAAATTAAAGCACTAGATAGCAATTTGGTAATTCAATTTGACGAGCCATATTTTGTAACAAATCCTACAAAAAAAGATTTGGAAATATTAAAAAAAGTATATGAGAGAATCGGTAAAGGCAATTTTGTAGCAACTTATTTTGAACATTCAAACGAAGCAAATGAAGTTTTGGCAACAACTCCAATTGAAGGAATGTTTTTAGATTTCGTACACGGAAGTGAAAATTCTATTAAAACTTTAATTGAATCTGGTAAAAAAGTAGGAATCGGAATTGTTAACGGAAGAAATGTGTGGGTAAATGATATTGAAAAATCAGTGGCATTCCTTAAAGGTCTTGCAGAAGGATATGATAAAAACAATATCTTAGTAGGAAGCAGCTGTTCATTGTTACATGTGCCATATACATTAAAATATGAAACAAAAATGGATGAAGATATCAAATCATGGATAAGCTACGCACTTGAAAAACTTGATGAAATAAGAGTTATTGATAAATTGTTTAGAGATGAAGCTTTAAGTGAATACGAAAAAGAAGTATTTGAAGGAAACAAAGAAGCAATTGCTACAAGAAAAACTTCAAGCAAAATTCATGACCCTGTAGTCCAAGACAGAGTATCAAACTTAACTGAAAAAGATAAACACAGAAGCGTGCCTTTTGAAGAGAGAATCAAACTTCAGCATGAAAACCTAAAATATCCAATACTACCTACAACAACAATAGGAAGCTTCCCTCAAACACCGGAACTTAGAAAACTTAGACGCGATTATAAAAACGGTGTAATCAGTGAAGAAGAATATAAAACAAAAATTAAAGAAATGATTAAAGACTGTGTTGAATTCCAGGAACAAATCGGACTTGATGTATTGGTTCACGGTGAATTTGAAAGAAATGACATGGTTGAATATTTCGGTGAACAGCTAAGCGGTGTTGCATTTTCACAAAACGGATGGGTTCAAAGTTACGGAAGCAGATGTGTAAAACCGCCTCTAATTTACGGAGATGTTTCTAGACCTAAAGATATGACAGTTGAATGGATTACATACGCTCAAAGCCTAACAGAAAAACCTATGAAAGGAATGCTAACAGGTCCTGTTACAATGCTAAACTGGTCTTTTGTAAGGGACGACCAGGATAAAAGAGTTACAGCTTATCAGATGGCTATTGCAATAAGAGATGAAGTTGAAGCGCTTGAAGCTGCAGGAATTAAAGTAATCCAGGTTGATGAAGCGGCACTAAGGGAAGGATATCCGCTTAGAAATGAAAAAAGAAAAGATTATGAAGACTGGGCTATTACATCTTTTAGAATTACAACAAGTTCTGTAAAACCAGAAACTCAAATCCATACTCATATGTGTTATTCTGAATTCAGTGATATTATGGATGCAATTGAAGATATGGATGCAGACGTTATCTCAATTGAAAATGCAAGAAGTGACAATTCACTGCTTAAAATCTTTAAAGAAAGAGGGTATAAAGGTGAAATCGGACCAGGAGTGTATGATATTCACAGCCCAAGAATTCCAAGCAAAGAAGAAATAGTTGAACAAATTAAGGCTATTTTAGAAGTATTGCCAAAAGAAAAAGTATGGATTAACCCTGACTGCGGACTTAAAACAAGAAAATGGGAAGAAGTTAGACCGTCTTTAAAAAATATGGTTGATGCCACAATAGAAGTTAGAAAGAGTTTATGA
- a CDS encoding uracil-DNA glycosylase, with amino-acid sequence MKNLIKLKHLYKLKEAGVEYFEGFQSNENNNTMPNELEELKKICLNCTLCDLSKTRTHVVFGEGNPNAHLMFIGEGPGAEEDKTGRPFVGRAGKLLTKIILNVLELTREDVYIGNIVKCRPPNNRVPTIEEAQTCKPYLLKQIDIINPEILVCLGKTAFMYLMDIDMPISKVRGQIFEYKEKKVIPTFHPSYLLRNPSAKKEAYKDFLLIKSLL; translated from the coding sequence GTGAAAAACCTTATTAAATTAAAACATCTTTACAAATTAAAAGAAGCCGGTGTGGAATATTTTGAAGGTTTTCAATCAAATGAAAATAATAACACAATGCCAAATGAATTGGAAGAACTCAAAAAAATATGCCTAAACTGCACTCTTTGCGACTTAAGCAAAACAAGAACCCATGTAGTGTTTGGAGAAGGAAATCCAAATGCACATCTTATGTTTATAGGTGAAGGACCCGGGGCTGAGGAAGACAAAACAGGCCGCCCTTTTGTCGGAAGGGCGGGAAAACTTTTGACTAAAATTATTTTAAATGTTTTAGAACTAACCCGTGAAGATGTTTACATTGGAAATATAGTAAAATGCAGACCCCCGAACAACAGGGTCCCTACTATAGAAGAAGCCCAGACTTGCAAACCGTACCTGCTTAAACAAATTGATATAATAAATCCCGAGATTTTAGTCTGTCTTGGTAAAACGGCATTTATGTATCTGATGGATATAGATATGCCGATTTCCAAGGTCAGAGGACAGATATTTGAATACAAGGAGAAAAAAGTGATTCCTACTTTTCACCCAAGTTACCTGCTAAGAAACCCCTCTGCAAAGAAAGAAGCTTATAAAGATTTTCTTTTAATAAAGAGTCTGTTATGA